One Odocoileus virginianus isolate 20LAN1187 ecotype Illinois chromosome 6, Ovbor_1.2, whole genome shotgun sequence DNA segment encodes these proteins:
- the CHAC1 gene encoding glutathione-specific gamma-glutamylcyclotransferase 1, whose product MKQEPAAQKSPRASPPSSLPLSEDDDPQALWIFGYGSLVWRPDFAYSDSRVGFVRGYSRRFWQGDTFHRGSDKMPGRVVTLLEDREGCTWGVAYQVQGEQVSEALKYLNVREAVLGGYDTKEVTFYPQDTPDQPLKALAYVATPQNPGYLGPAPEEAIATQILACRGFSGHNLEYLLRLADFMQLCGPQAQDEHLAAIVDAVGTMLPCFCPTEQALALV is encoded by the exons ATGAAACAGGAGCCTGCAGCCCAGAAGTCCCCTCGCGCCTCTCCGCCCTCCTCACTACCCCTCTCCGAGGACGACGACCCCCAAGCGTTGTGGATTTTTGGGTACGGCTCCCTGGTGTGGAGGCCCGACTTCGCCTACAGCGACAGCCGTGTGGGCTTCGTGCGCGGCTACAGCCGCCGCTTCTGGCAGGGAGACACCTTCCATCGCGGCAGTGACAAGATG CCTGGTCGTGTGGTGACCCTCCTTGAGGATCGTGAG GGCTGCACTTGGGGTGTGGCATACCAGGTGCAAGGCGAGCAGGTGAGCGAGGCCCTGAAGTACCTAAATGTGCGGGAGGCGGTGCTCGGCGGCTACGATACCAAGGAGGTCACCTTCTACCCTCAAGATACCCCTGACCAACCACTCAAGGCATTGGCCTATGTGGCCACCCCGCAGAACCCTGGCTACCTGGGTCCTGCCCCCGAGGAGGCCATCGCTACACAGATCTTGGCCTGCCGAGGCTTCTCCGGGCACAACCTTGAATACTTGCTGCGCCTGGCGGACTTCATGCAGCTCTGTGGGCCCCAGGCTCAGGACGAGCACCTGGCCGCCATTGTGGACGCTGTAGGCACCATGCTGCCCTGCTTCTGTCCCACTGAGCAGGCGTTGGCACTGGTCTGA